A region from the Mucilaginibacter sp. CSA2-8R genome encodes:
- the uxuA gene encoding mannonate dehydratase — protein sequence MINNLEQTFRWFGPQDPVTLQSITQTGATGIVTALHHIPAGEVWSPEEIEKRKTMIEEAGLQWSVVESVNIHESIRIAGPERDGYIAKYIETLKNLSAAGLSVVCYNFMPVLDWTRTNLDYRLSNNASALRYEAAALAAFDLYILQRPEAVHEFTASQQEAAKTYFDSQSDDEKTQLTNIIMAGLPGTDDVFTIEEFKVHLKKYEHIDAAVLKQNMAYFLQAIIPDAEKQGIKMCVHPDDPPFSILGLPRIVSTEQDLVDVVNACPSPANGLTFCTGSLGANPANDLPGIVERLGQHIHFLHLRNVQREPDGSFYEADHLNGSTDMYAVMKAVILEQQKRAGAGRADVAIPMRPDHGHKLLDDFNYNTYPGYSVIGRLKGLAELRGLEMGIKRTLFS from the coding sequence ATGATCAACAATTTAGAACAAACATTCCGGTGGTTTGGTCCGCAAGACCCAGTCACCCTGCAATCGATTACACAAACCGGTGCAACAGGTATTGTAACTGCCCTTCACCACATCCCGGCAGGCGAGGTGTGGAGCCCCGAAGAAATAGAGAAGCGCAAAACCATGATTGAAGAAGCCGGTTTGCAATGGTCTGTAGTAGAAAGTGTTAACATTCACGAGAGCATCCGCATTGCCGGGCCAGAGCGCGACGGATACATTGCAAAATATATTGAGACGCTCAAAAACCTATCGGCAGCCGGACTAAGCGTGGTATGTTACAACTTTATGCCGGTGCTCGACTGGACCCGTACCAACCTCGATTACCGCCTGTCAAACAATGCGTCGGCCTTGCGTTATGAGGCTGCTGCACTCGCCGCATTCGACTTATATATATTACAACGCCCTGAAGCGGTTCATGAGTTTACCGCATCGCAACAGGAAGCTGCCAAAACCTACTTTGACAGCCAGAGTGATGATGAGAAAACCCAGCTCACCAACATTATCATGGCTGGGTTGCCAGGCACAGACGATGTGTTCACCATCGAAGAGTTTAAAGTTCACCTTAAAAAATACGAGCACATTGATGCTGCGGTGCTTAAGCAAAATATGGCTTATTTTCTGCAGGCTATCATCCCCGATGCCGAAAAACAGGGCATCAAAATGTGCGTTCACCCGGATGATCCACCGTTTTCTATATTAGGCCTTCCACGTATAGTATCTACCGAGCAAGATTTGGTTGATGTGGTTAATGCCTGTCCCTCGCCGGCTAATGGTTTAACTTTTTGTACTGGTTCGTTAGGTGCCAATCCTGCCAATGATTTGCCGGGTATTGTTGAGCGTTTGGGTCAGCATATTCATTTTTTGCACCTTCGTAATGTGCAGCGTGAGCCCGATGGGAGTTTTTACGAGGCCGACCATTTAAATGGCAGTACTGATATGTATGCCGTGATGAAAGCCGTAATTTTAGAACAGCAAAAACGCGCTGGAGCCGGCCGCGCCGATGTTGCCATCCCTATGCGGCCAGATCATGGTCATAAATTGCTTGACGATTTTAATTACAATACCTATCCTGGCTATTCGGTGATAGGCCGCCTTAAAGGGTTGGCCGAGCTGCGCGGACTGGAAATGGGCATTAAGCGGACACTGTTCTCTTAA